A genome region from Heptranchias perlo isolate sHepPer1 unplaced genomic scaffold, sHepPer1.hap1 HAP1_SCAFFOLD_260, whole genome shotgun sequence includes the following:
- the LOC137310529 gene encoding zinc finger protein ZFP2-like — protein sequence MDPQTAVSPPSDLPGGERAPRGDKRVQCPDCGKMFSRPSNLKIHRYIHLGQKQFQCPTCGKAFAQPSGLRQHQRVHSGDKPFTCPVCHKTFAWLYAMRQHQRLHTGEKPFACPVCHKAFARSSDQLVHQRIHMREKPYRCLACPMSFVRSSSLLMHQRVHTGMKIYKCPICAKMYSHLSPFSTHRCCHSGESSDRSPAQAKTPGPNGDPSPSSSSSPRPPKQHLCSVCGKSFSRPYSLTVHRRVHTGERPYKCTLCDQAFARAYSFLNHQRLHSGDKAYKCSMCGKAFLRSTALLVHERIHSEWPRRAFSRRSQLFRRRAARSGSTPPPPASGHSVTPPTSRGIGAPSEGRSSPNAGRVRRTSPRLLKRHQTQE from the coding sequence ATGGATCCGCAAACCGCTGTTTCCCCGCCCTCCGACCTGCCAGGGGGCGAGCGCGCCCCCCGGGGGGACAAGAGGGTGCAGTGTCCCGACTGCGGGAAGATGTTCAGCCGCCCCTCCAACCTCAAGATCCACCGCTACATCCACCTGGGGCAGAAGCAGTTCCAGTGCCCGACCTGCGGCAAGGCCTTTGCCCAGCCCTCCGGCCTGCGCCAGCACCAGCGGGTACACTCCGGTGACAAGCCCTTCACCTGCCCCGTGTGCCACAAGACCTTCGCCTGGCTCTACGCCATGCGCCAGCACCAGCGTCTCCACACTGGCGAGAAGCCCTTCGCCTGCCCGGTGTGCCACAAGGCCTTTGCCCGCTCCTCCGACCAGCTGGTCCACCAGCGCATCCACATGAGGGAGAAGCCCTACCGCTGCTTGGCCTGCCCCATGAGCTTCGTCCGCTCCTCCTCGCTACTGATGCACCAGCGGGTCCACACCGGCATGAAGATCTACAAGTGCCCCATTTGCGCCAAGATGTACAGCCACCTGTCACCCTTCTCCACGCACAGGTGCTGCCACTCCGGGGAAAGCTCCGACAGATCTCCGGCCCAGGCGAAGACCCCTGGTCCCAACGGGGACCCTtcaccttcctcctcttcctccccccgcccaccGAAGCAGCACCTGTGCTCGGTGTGCGGGAAGAGCTTCTCCCGGCCGTACAGCCTCACCGTCCACCGGCGCGTCCACACCGGCGAGCGGCCCTACAAGTGCACGCTGTGCGACCAGGCCTTCGCCCGCGCCTACAGCTTCCTGAACCACCAGCGCCTGCACAGCGGGGACAAGGCCTACAAGTGCTCGATGTGCGGGAAGGCCTTCCTCCGCTCGACGGCCCTCCTGGTCCACGAGCGCATCCACTCAGAGTGGCCTCGGCGGGCCTTCAGCCGGCGGTCGCAGCTGTTCCGGCGCCGTGCGGCGAGGTCCGGttcgacccctcccccacccgcctCCGGTCACTCGGTTACCCCTCCGACCTCTCGCGGGATCGGCGCGCCCTCTGAGGGGAGGAGCTCTCCAAATGCTGGGCGTGTGAGAAGGACTTCACCTCGTCTCCTGAAACGTCACCAGACGCAGGAGTAG